One Microbispora sp. ZYX-F-249 DNA window includes the following coding sequences:
- the pdhA gene encoding pyruvate dehydrogenase (acetyl-transferring) E1 component subunit alpha: MRRQDEAEDLVQLLTPEGERVAHPEYDLDLPKSHYRGLYRDMALVRRIDREAFALQRLGELGMWIPCLGQEAAQIGSGRALAPDDHVFPSYREHGVAWCRGIAPLTLMGMLRGTTNGGWDPRETRFHLYTIVLGAQTLHAVGYAMGVRRDGDDSAVVAYFGDGAASEGDVSEAFNFAAVFDAPVVFFCQNNQWAISHPVGRQSRAPIYERARGFGFPGVRVDGNDVLACLAVTRAALRHVRSGGGPFLIEAYTYRMGPHTTSDDPGRYRPAEEVDAWRKKDPIARLRAYLLREGMADEAFFTEVEEEGDRMALELRDGVIAMPDPPVDAMFDHVYADRHALVEEERAWYAAYLDRFEEPRA; encoded by the coding sequence GTGCGGCGCCAGGACGAGGCCGAAGATCTGGTCCAGCTGCTCACGCCCGAAGGCGAGCGTGTCGCGCACCCCGAGTACGACCTGGATCTGCCGAAGAGCCACTATCGGGGGCTGTATCGCGACATGGCGCTGGTCCGCCGGATCGACCGGGAGGCCTTCGCCCTCCAGCGTCTCGGCGAGCTGGGGATGTGGATCCCCTGTCTGGGGCAGGAGGCGGCCCAGATCGGTTCGGGCCGGGCGCTCGCGCCGGACGACCACGTCTTCCCCTCCTACCGGGAGCACGGCGTGGCCTGGTGCCGGGGCATCGCGCCCCTCACGCTCATGGGCATGCTGCGCGGCACGACGAACGGCGGCTGGGACCCCCGGGAGACGCGCTTCCACCTCTACACGATCGTGCTCGGCGCACAGACGCTGCACGCCGTGGGGTACGCCATGGGGGTCCGCAGGGACGGCGACGACTCGGCGGTCGTGGCCTACTTCGGCGACGGCGCGGCGAGCGAGGGGGACGTCAGCGAGGCGTTCAACTTCGCGGCCGTGTTCGACGCGCCGGTGGTGTTCTTCTGCCAGAACAACCAGTGGGCCATCTCCCACCCCGTCGGGCGGCAGAGCCGGGCGCCGATCTACGAGCGCGCCCGGGGCTTCGGCTTCCCCGGCGTACGGGTGGACGGCAACGACGTGCTGGCCTGTCTCGCCGTGACGAGGGCCGCGCTGCGGCACGTACGCTCCGGGGGCGGGCCGTTCCTCATCGAGGCGTACACCTACCGGATGGGCCCGCACACCACCTCAGACGATCCGGGGCGCTACCGGCCCGCCGAGGAGGTGGACGCGTGGCGGAAGAAGGACCCGATCGCACGCCTGCGGGCGTACCTGCTGCGGGAGGGCATGGCCGACGAGGCGTTCTTCACCGAGGTCGAGGAGGAGGGGGACCGCATGGCCCTCGAACTGCGCGACGGGGTCATCGCCATGCCCGACCCGCCGGTGGACGCCATGTTCGACCACGTCTACGCGGACCGGCACGCGCTGGTGGAGGAGGAGCGGGCCTGGTACGCCGCCTACCTCGACCGCTTCGAGGAGCCCCGCGCCTGA